One stretch of Halodesulfovibrio sp. MK-HDV DNA includes these proteins:
- a CDS encoding energy-coupling factor transporter transmembrane component T yields the protein MKNLSLNSFDPRLKIILAAAIGMLTWHVPVYALCIYAFGILILGISNRVHINLGQRAVATYIYFIVTWAGIKFALDCTPLLQGITPDYQTAALEAGTLALRLTILIGIGILLATTSSARQLGLALSWFLRPILGKRSWEPALSLALMIHFIPLIQRTFTQVLQAMELRNPPRSKWQRFILVPQAVLRICAQKTWTQTVAVAARKLDSPEAWVPHFSVCYRDIIISLCILLAATSPLSLIQI from the coding sequence ATGAAAAATTTATCACTCAATTCATTTGATCCGCGCTTAAAAATCATCCTTGCTGCCGCTATCGGAATGCTCACGTGGCATGTTCCGGTGTACGCGCTTTGCATATATGCATTTGGTATTCTTATTCTTGGAATCAGCAATCGTGTGCACATCAATCTTGGTCAACGCGCTGTTGCAACATACATTTACTTTATTGTTACGTGGGCAGGAATTAAATTCGCACTGGATTGCACTCCCCTCCTCCAAGGCATAACGCCGGATTACCAAACAGCAGCACTGGAAGCAGGCACGCTGGCTCTGCGACTGACCATCCTTATTGGGATTGGGATTCTGCTTGCAACAACAAGCTCCGCTCGTCAGCTTGGGCTTGCCCTTTCGTGGTTTCTGCGCCCTATACTTGGTAAACGTAGTTGGGAACCGGCGTTAAGCTTAGCGCTTATGATTCACTTCATTCCGCTTATCCAACGCACGTTCACACAGGTACTACAGGCTATGGAGCTACGAAATCCCCCGCGTTCTAAATGGCAACGTTTCATCCTTGTTCCCCAAGCGGTGCTACGCATTTGTGCTCAAAAAACATGGACACAAACAGTTGCAGTTGCGGCACGTAAGCTGGATTCCCCTGAAGCCTGGGTTCCTCATTTTTCTGTATGT